GCATCGCCGCGCTCCCCATCATGTCTTCTTCGTCCGTTGACCCGCCCGCGCCGCCGGGGGTGGCTTCGGACGCAGATCGCGGATGCGACCCAGCAACTCCAGCTTCGCCCGCAACTCGTCGGCGCAGTCCGGGTAGGCCGCGATGAAAGCATCCTGGTCCACAGTCTCCCCGGCATCGCGCTTCTGCAGGTACGTCAGCAGCGCGGCCCGCGTCGCGTCCGAGCTGGCGCCGGCAGCGCCCTCCTGCATTCGAGCTCTCAAGGTCCGCAGGCCCCGCAGGAGCAACCCCGCCACCGACGCTTGCGTCTTCCCCATCCGGCGCGCCACCTCCGCGACCGGGAACTCGTCCAGGTGACAGAGCTTGATGGCCTCCTGCTGCTCCTCGGGGAGCTCATAGAGGTAGATGAGGAGCTGGCGCCACGCTTCCCGCTCAAAAACGACCTGACTCGGACTCTTCCCGCGGGAAGGGGTTGCCTCGGCCTCGGCGCTGTCCAGAGGCACGGTGCTCCCAGCGGAGCGCTTCTTCCGCCGCGCGCCCCGGTCCAACTGCACGGCCTGGTTTGCGAGGATGCGCTTGAGCCACACCAGCAGCTCGGCCTCCGTCGTCCCACTGAACGTGGAGAATTTGTCGAACGCGCGCAGCGCCGTGTCCTGCGCGATGTCCGAGGCGCGCGCCACACCCGGTGGCGGCTGAGGAGTCCGCAAGGCCCATTTCACCAACTTGCGTTGGTAGCGCCGGAAGAGCTCCTCCAGCGAGGCCTTATCCCCCCTGCGGGCTCGACGGATCAGCTCCTCTACAGCCACCTTCGACCACGCATTGCGGCTCATCCCCAGGTGACCCTTCCACTGCGCCCTTCGCGCAGGCAACCGCGGTGCACGCGGTGTCTCCTCGCGAGCAATCAGGTGGGCGTCGATCATGTCCGTGTTCTTCCGTTGGGATTCCGGCTCCATTCCCTAGGACGCCATTCGCGGACGGATCGCGCGCGGGGTCGGACTTTTTTCGGAGCGCCAGCTCAACGACATGCCAGGGACTTGAACGGGGTATCCCCAGGGCTCTAGCGCACAAAGCCCCCCATGGACTCACATCACTGTCCGGTTCCTTGAGGGACGGGGGACCCATGGCAGACGAACCTGTCAAACCGGTGGTCCTCACCATCCATCCCCACGAATGCGCTGACCAACCCACAGCGTTCGTCGCGCAGTGAACGGGCCT
Above is a window of Cystobacter fuscus DNA encoding:
- a CDS encoding RNA polymerase sigma factor, with product MSRNAWSKVAVEELIRRARRGDKASLEELFRRYQRKLVKWALRTPQPPPGVARASDIAQDTALRAFDKFSTFSGTTEAELLVWLKRILANQAVQLDRGARRKKRSAGSTVPLDSAEAEATPSRGKSPSQVVFEREAWRQLLIYLYELPEEQQEAIKLCHLDEFPVAEVARRMGKTQASVAGLLLRGLRTLRARMQEGAAGASSDATRAALLTYLQKRDAGETVDQDAFIAAYPDCADELRAKLELLGRIRDLRPKPPPAARAGQRTKKT